In Wolbachia endosymbiont (group A) of Pogonocherus hispidulus, the genomic stretch GGTGATTATCAAAAGGGAGAAGTAATTAAGGGATTAGATAAAATTGAAAGCATTCCTGGTATATTGGTATTTCACGCTGGTACTAAATTAGATGAGAGTGGTAATTGGGTTTCAGATGGCGGAAGAGTGCTAAATATAGTAGCAGAAGGGAGCACTATAGAGGAAGCCAAAAGTAAGGTGTACTCAGCATTAAATTTTTTAGAATGGCCAGGGGGCTTCTTCAGATACGATATTGGTAGTTAATGTTAGCTGTCGGTTAACAGGTAGCTCATAGAAACGAAAAAACTTACTTGACAAACTCCGCCAGCCCCCTTATCATGAAACTGAAGCTATTTATTTATCTTCTCTGTACAGATTAAATGACAAAAAAACTCACGTATCTGGCGTATCATGTTTAATTTTTTGCACTATGTGCACCTTATGTCTTTATAAAATTTCTACCTACATAAGCTGAAACGCGCTTATAAAGCGTTTAAAACATAAAAAAACGCCAACTTAAAAAATGGATAGTGAATAACTAGCTACCCTAGGGTTTCTTTTGCCTTTTTTTCTGTTTAGTAAATTTCTTAACGTTTATAATTTAGGTTAGTTGCATTTAAAAGCAGCTGAATCGCGGTTATTAAGCGTTTAGAATAAAAAAACGCCATACTTGAAAGTATAATGTAAGTAACTAGCCAACCACGGGGCTTCTTTTGCCTTTTTTTCTGCTTAGTAAATTTCTTAAATATTAAAGCTAAGGTTAGTTGCACTTAAAAGCAGCTAAATTGCAGCGTTTAAAACATAAAGAAACGCCAATATTTAAAAATAGATATCAACCGGAGTTTCTTTTGCCTTTTTCTATGCAAGAAGTCTATTTTATTCTTCTGAAAATAATTATATACTTTTGGTAGCTTGACAGTTCGATGTAAAAGTGCTAATGTATGCTTTTCAATAAAGCATTAAGGAGGTTATATGAGTGGCAGAAAATATGATTATGTTTACCCTTTGAATAAAAAAATAGATGAGTTTTATGAATTGCAGTCTTTCGCAAGAATAGTTGTAGGAGCTGTTGTAGGAGTGGGTGCTGTAATAGGAGCTCTTGCAGGGCTAGGGCTTAGTTTTACAGCTCTGTCACCTTTGGTTATAGGTGGAGTTATTGGTGCTGTATTTCCGGCTTTGCTAACACTTATGGCTATAGGAGCACGCTATTACCTTCGCAATAATATTAACGAAGGGAAAAAGGAAGAAGGTATTGTAGAGAAACGTGCAATAGCAGCTCTTATAACACCCTTTCTTTTTATGGCAATTGCAAGTGTAGCAACTGGAGTGAGCCTTGCTGCAACCGCAAATGCTGTTCTTCCTGGTATCTTTGCAACTTGGTGGGCAATAGCAGCAGGTGCAGGAATAGGAGCCATTGCATTACCCACAGGAATAGTTACAGGTGTAACTGTTGCATCAATGTTTGCAGGAAGTATACATGAATGTATTATGTCAGATGATTATGTGCTTGGACCACGGACTGCTTAAGCAGAACGGGAAGGAGGCTTACTCTTATTTTAAGTGGTAGAGACTCTAATCTTTAGCGAGCTTCAAGGTAATTGGTTGCTATTTGCGAAAATATTCGCATAATTTAAGTAACATTACTTAATAAAAATTAACTATGGAGCTTAATAAGATTGCAGCATCGATTTTACTTTCTGGGCTAATCATTATGATAGTTAGTAATGTAGTTGATATGCTGTATAGTCCGGAAGAATATGAGATCGAACACCAAACGATAGTAGCTGCTGGCAGCAATGAATCTCAGCAAAAAATCGAGCAAGTGGCGCTCGATATTGGAGCGCTCATGCAGAATGCTAGCTTTGAGAAAGGTAAATCAGCAGCAAAAAAATGTATAGCCTGCCATAGTTTTGAGAAAGGTGGAATGAATAAAGTAGGACCAAACTTATGGAACGTAGTTGGAAACAAAAAGGCTCATCTTGGCAACTCATTCAATTACTCAAAAGCAGTGCTTGAAAGAGGTGGAAAATGGGGGTATGAGGAGCTATTTGCCTTTTTAAAGAACCCAAAAGCCTATATAAAAGGTACACGTATGGCATTTGCAGGTATTTCCAATCCACAAGAAATTGCAGACTTAGTCAGTTATTTGCGTCAATTAAGCGATAGTCCGGTTGCTTTGCCAAAGTAATTGTTATGAATTATTTTAAGTTGCCTTGCGAAAATAATGGTTATATAGCTTACAAAAAGCTGTCAGGGAGGAAAGCTTCTGTAGTTTTTTTTGGTGGATTTGCATCCAATATGGATGGAACGAAAGCAACTGCTATTTACAAATTTTGCCAAGAAAATGACGTAGCACTTGTGCTATTTGATTATTTTGGTCACGGTAATTCAAGCGGTAATTTTTCTAATTATACAATAAGT encodes the following:
- a CDS encoding c-type cytochrome translates to MELNKIAASILLSGLIIMIVSNVVDMLYSPEEYEIEHQTIVAAGSNESQQKIEQVALDIGALMQNASFEKGKSAAKKCIACHSFEKGGMNKVGPNLWNVVGNKKAHLGNSFNYSKAVLERGGKWGYEELFAFLKNPKAYIKGTRMAFAGISNPQEIADLVSYLRQLSDSPVALPK